In Narcine bancroftii isolate sNarBan1 chromosome 7, sNarBan1.hap1, whole genome shotgun sequence, the sequence ATTTGGACCAGCCTATCGAGGTTCAGGCATCATGGTGCAGGGGCACACCGACTAAACAGAGACACAAATTTTGGATGCCTGGAGCAGGATTGCCAGttgtaggggggtgggggggtggggtgggagtggggtcgtggggtgggagtggggtcatgtggcaacccacttaccagcaagcgaaccggctcccaaaatggcaAACGCACTGCTACAAGTGTGGGGAAAAAGCTTGCACACGGGATGGGTTTTTGTCCAGTCCGATGATGTCATGTCTGGCCCAAGTGACGGGAACACAAATGTATAAAAGCGCAGATAAAACAcctgaataaatcagttttgAACTCAGCTCTACCTCATGTACATCGCTTACATTTGTAGCTCAGTGAGTAGTACTTCACTACAATATGAGGACTAATAAAAGAAAGAATCTACAGGAGGAACACTCAATCTCTGATGGCTTTTATGATTATGGACGTTGAGAGAATGACCCTTTTAACCGTACATTAGATACCACGTAAGGAGGGGGTTTCTTTGAAGAATAGTAGCTATTGTGGTGTAGAATCTGTTCAAGTTTTCAGTTTGAAACTAATATCCtgcatttaactttttttattggtCTTTTTGGGGCTTAGATGTACCACTGAGTTTCCTTACCTTTAGAAAAGGATTTCAAAAGATCCTAAGCAAATAACTTTactaaatatatcaaaataattttgatAATTTGTAACAGTTTGATAATCAAACCTTTCAACACACACAGGAAATTAAAATACAAGGAGAAAAAATAAAACCTTCCAAGGTATTTCGGAAGCTGTAATTGGCAAACTTATCAAAGGGCGGAGTTTCATATTCAGTCAGACTTAAACAAAATTCCACTTCTAATGAGCTTGGGAGCTTTGGAGTTCGATTGCGATCTTGGTTCCCTGGATTTCGCAGAATGGGACCTTCAGGAGAGCCATCACAGAGAACTCCACGGCGGTTGTAATCTTCTAGTTTGGTGCAAACCACCTGGATCAAAAAGTAGAACATGGTTTCTCTTACCAGAATAATGTCAAGGATGAAGAAtgaatattttactttttaaaatctcattTGGATATATTTACGATAGCATTAAATAACTGACATGAGCTAAACAGATTATGTGGGGAAATCCCTTCAACTGTGTACTCTTTGACACAGATGTGCATCTTGCTAAGGACATATTGGGTTTGCAATAGGTTCTGGGCGTATGTTGCAAAGAAAGTAGATTGCAAACTCTCTCAGTGCGTCTGGGTCCATAATCGCTGTAATCCTCTATGTGATTGACAAAACTGCCAATGTTTTGCTGTCAGCCATTATTTTGTGTTTATATGAGCTCAGCTTTCTTTTTCTTCAAAAGTCTTGATGATTAACTGCAATGAAATCATCAATAAGAGCAGGGAATAGCCTGTAGCTCACCCTTATTTTTATTGAGAAAAATAGAATGATAATTTTGAACTCACTAATTTTCATGGTATGTCTGTGTCCTACATACAGTATGTGTTGCTAAAATAATTTCCCTGACATTGATAATCTCCCACAGTACTTCTCATGGGAGTTCTGGGTTTGTGCTTGTGACCTTCAACATGGCTCTACTGAGAGTGATAGATTGGACTGAAAACGAAGAAGTTCCTGGCAAAACTCAATGTAGGAACTAGAAGCCTTGAAGATTGTGAGTGATGATTGGAGAGAAGTTGAGGAACAGAGGAAAGGGTTGGTGATGCACCGTCAattaccacaaagattgagattgtgaaactgataggcttttattgaccatagactggagcagcaaccaacctcatcgactgatcatggcagggtGAATGTGGAGCGTGCAAAGGGGTTATGtgtaggatcagtctcaggaggtgtgtccagccgtCTGTAGACAATCCCAGTGTAAGAGTGGCTTACCATAGTTGGGTCCGgaaaagtattgagtacaagaagTGATCCAGAAGTATTCATCAGAAGCATAACTTTCTATCTGTACATAAAATCATAAGATGTCATGAGAATTATGAATTTAATAGTTTCAGGGGTACAGTGAATGGCAATGATTTGAGCTTGTGAATGTTGGATTTCGTGGGTGTGATTTCTAAATCATCAAATTATACCCCAATAAATTTCCTTTTACCAATGACCAGCTTGAAATTCTGAGTTCCTCTTAAAGCACCATTCATTATCAATTTATGAGTGACGAGGCAATCAATTTTGAATTTCATAGCTTTTACAATCTTAGATGCATTCTGGAAATTGTGGTCAATAACAGTGACCCATGCCTTTGGCCATGAGGAAATTGTAGTTCAAAATTTATAGATTTTGGCAGTTGATCCACTTGATTAAAGGGCCTGATCAGCAAAACGTGCAAATACAGATTTAATTACAAGACTGTGTATTTCTTTTCCAactgttttttaaattattttaaatttggtatttattttgatatttgattTGTCATTTAATTGTTAGTTCTTGGGCCTGtcccctgtaatttttttcataggTCAGATGGAAATATGATGTATACACATTGTTGCATGCCACACTGTCATTCTAAGTCCAACATTTACTAAATCTACCGTATTTTTGTCACATTAATAAAGCACTTTTTACTCAAAGCATGAATTATCAATCAGAAAAAAACTTCTCCCCAAATTCTTTCTAAATTCTATTAGTGACAGGCATTCCACCTCCAGCTCCCCTCCAAGGCATCTCTTCACCTTACTCCTCGCCTCAACAAGATCCAACAAAAATGCAATAACAGCacaaataaaagcagaaagtACTAGAAATGCTGATGAgaacagacagcatctgtggagagagaggtgTCCAGCCAGCTACCTTCCATTAGGACATACAGATTAGCTACATGAAGCATTTTCTCCATATCTTTTTTCTGAGATGCTGCTAAGTATCCCTGCTGTTTTGTGAATTTTCAGCATCTGGAGCCTTTAGTGATACTATCTTCAGGCAGGTGTCAAATTTCTGAGTTAACTGTGGAAATTAAAGTGAGCAATTTTTGCATGCTTTGGAAATGCTTTCCCAGCAACAAATACTACTCTTAAATTGTCCTCTTTCTGAAAACATTATATCTCAAGACTTTAAGCATATATAAATATGCACATGATGATCAAATCTTCATGTGTTTATAAAAAGTGCATTCTCTTACAAATTACAACCAATTTTGAAAAAATCTATACTTGGGTCAGATGGCAAAATGTATCAGCTGTCTATCCTGTTTGAGTCAAGCCCATTGAATTATACTGATAATTAGTTCAGTTTTTATCCAAGTTGTGAAGTTCAAAAATACCCCTGAAGTGAGCAATGCTGAAATTTAAAGCATATATCCTTTTTTTGATATTTCCTTTGGCACTTGACCTATTTCCTTGACTTATATATTCCATCTCAACCATCACTTATTTCACTTCATGAAAAAATGATGGGTCTTCCAGAtcctgctgtaacagcagtggtgctgctggtgcagacccagcagagtagggagcagagacacagcttcTCTGCAATTTCCGACTACCCGGTCCTAATGCCTCGGCAATGTATaggctttaagcagcctgttaaaggagtttttttttaatttttttttatttttcacactataaaccatactgaccaaaatacatagacatttttctcttatacagtgtcattttctaccctttttccccctcccttccctccctctctcacccccttcccatttattcaaagttcaatctataagatacattaaacctgttaaacaatgttatcacttaataaaaataaacaagaaatttttgtcttttacttttatatactgagtcagttcatttcattgtcttctccttctgtcattttaggtggtggaggttcatggtaggatttctctattgtgtttcatgtatggttcccatatttattcgaatattgtgatgttatttcttaaattatacattattttttcttatttctatgtttcattgttgtattctcaagttgtcttctaattccaggttgacataatacatttttttgctacagctagggctatcataataaatcttttttgtgctccattcaaatcgagtccaaattctttatttcttatattatttagaaggaagatctctgtgtcttttggtatgttgctttttgtgattttatttaatatctggtttagatcttcccaaaattttttcactttctcacatgcccaaattgcatgtattgttgttcccgtttcctttttacagcgaaaacatctgtctgatactgttgggtcccatttatttaacttttggggtgtgatgtatagcctgtgtaaccatttatattgtatcatgcataacctcgtgtttattgtatttctcatagttccggagcattgcttttcccatgtttcattctttatctttatgtttatgtCTTGTTCTAAtttttaggtttacagtttatttcctcgttctccttttcttgcagtttgatgtacatgtttgttataaaattttaaattatcattgtgtcagtaatcacatattcaaaattgcttccttctggtaactttaACTCCTGTTAAAGGGGTtgatggtgtttttaaaaaaaaaatttaaatcatagggtctgtgcccaagatggcgatgcCTGTGCTGGACATGAGGGGtttcagactctgggggagctgcAGTCTGGCAGAGAACACCCCactcccattgagaaggagagttTCAGGAGACTATAGGACAGTGACCACCACagaagaccagcaaggggctcagtggctgaaggacctgcaTAGTTTGTGGGCGACTCGTGGTCAAAGAACTCACAgtaggctgctgaagactggtccATGGGAACCTGGTATCGAAGCTAAGATTCGCAAGAGTGCCAAAGGCAAAAAGGCTCCTGAATGGCCTTGGGTGTTGATGGATTCCTGATTGTATCAAAGGGTTGGACCTAGAGGTCAGGATACTGAtgatttgaactggagtctgcagctgcagaggctgcgggagcactgcaggcaaatccatggacactcagtgcctctcttttgtttctttttttccttaaggacgctgggcaatgctcatggtgacactTTATTTGCCTTGTAGCatgcaaaagttgaagtatagtatgtatattacatttttactcttattttatgacaataaaaggaatctttcaACTTATTCACAATGGTGAAAATCCACAATGAGGAATATGCTTTGGTCAAAAATATCTCCATTCTGTCTCGAAGTAAGGTAATGTCACTGCACCAGGAAAGCTTTGCATACTTTTTGCATTCAAAACTAAAAGAAGTCTGATGAAGCCATAACTCCAATTTGGTTTTTTACTGTTGCATGCAGCCAAATTAATCAAGTAAGACAGGTGTTTATTCCTGGCCTTGGGAATCACTGGAAAAGCTAGGAGTTATTGTATTCATACTTGCTCTGCATTGCTAAATCACTTCAGATCCTTTCAATTGTCATGGGTATTGACATGGGGCAGGACTTGTATATTTTCAGGAAGGCAAGTCACCAAAGGACTTCAGGATTTTAGAACAAACTGAAATCTTCAGGAAAATTTATTGTTTCCAGAACTTTTAAATAAATTCAAGTTTTCCTACTGCCTGAATCTGTTTGAACCTATGCAGCCCAGATAATGTCACatctttaaaattatatttactaTTCAAATGATTACTGTGGAAAATTTGGCTTCAATATCATTAAGGCCTCATTGGAATGGAATAATAATTGTTTCCAATGGCATTTTTATGAACAAAAcagtaaaaataaaatcaagaagCACAGAAAAATTGTATTTTCTTGTTATAGGGCAGATCAATGCAAGCTGGAATACGAAATATGCCTTATTTCATATTAAGATGTCTGCTCTTTTGaattctgaactaacctccattCATTGAATTATAAGACCCAATGAGAAAAATTACGTGTCAAACTCTGGCAGAACTCAAAATTGTGCTCAATTTAAACTTTACTCAAATTGGAAAGAACCAAGACAATACATATTGTACATCAATGCTTCATTGCAACTAAGCAGAAATGATTGCATTTTACCTGTCAACGTTATACAACACAGAAGAGTACAGCATAGGGACAGGCCATTCAGCTTACAATGTCTATACTAAAACATGATgccaaaattaaactaaaaccctGCTGCTTGTACATGATACATATCCCTTGTTCCTAGATATTTATGCACTCATCTCAAAGCCTCAAACACTACTATtggatctgcttccaccactactcctgacaGCAGCTCCAGACAGCCATCACTCTCGGTGTAAAAAGAAACTTGCTctgcatatctcctttaaactttcataCTCTCATTTTAAACCATGTCTTCTGGTATAtaatagtttatttttaaatcttgcaaATATATTACAactgtcataattttataaacttctatcaggcctTCCATCAgactctccagagaaaacaactcaagtTTGTCCAACTGCTCCCCATAATTCATGCCCTTGAATCTTGGCAACTCAAAttccacacaatgctccaagttttATGTAGCAGGGACATGGCTTCCTTATTTTCATACTCAATTCCCGCACAATGTAGCCAAGAATGCTAAGTGCCTTCTTTATCAACCTATTTACTTGCaaagccactttcaaggagctatgggCCTGCCACCCAAGTTAACATCAATAATGCTTTGAAGAGTCTTGCCATGACTTGTATATGGTCCTTATAGTGAAACACTTCAGATTAAATTTCAACGGCCATTTTTCTGCAAATATCTGTAActtatatatagttttttttttgttagtccTCTAAGATGTCCATAGTACAACCCACCCATTTCCTTTTTCAACAAGTCACAATAGGGGTCTCAACACCAATTCCTGGGCTACACCACTGGTCATAGACTTCCAGCCAGAATAACACCTTCTGCCACTGCCTTATGTCTTCTCTGGGCCAGCCAATTCTGAACCCAAACTATCAATTCACCTCCATCCTATGCATGTGTACCTTTTGGAGCAGCCTCCCACTGAATAAATGTGCACGTCAAAGATTTAGTTGAGCAATACCTGCCAAGTAGAGAAGATGGAAGCCAAGCTGAGAAGATTGGGGTTTGCATAATGGCGGCCTCCCATAAGCTCATCAATGCAGACCGTGCAGGTTTCCGAATCTCGCCAGTCCCAGTATGGGATGGTAAAGTTGTAATTGTTCACTGTCTTCCTGAGTTCATTCTCCCAGAGTAGAATGTAGGCTCTGTGCCAGGTCAGGAACCCGGGGCCTTCATGGGCAAAGTCAATATCTGGCCAAACACCAGGTTCACCCAGCAGAGCATCTCTGGATGTATAGTAGTGCATCCAGACAAACAGATCATAGACACTCACATCTCTGAACATGGGGTTTGAACCATTATTCATTTGAGCATATGTTCCTGTGGCAATCTGATAGGTTTGACTAATGGTATATTTAGCTAGATTGAGATAGGCAAAAAACTGGTTCTTCTCAGCCGGAGTTAGGTCGAATATGTTCTTCCTGATGGAGACGCGTGGCTCTGCACAACTTGCACCGCCAAAGCCAAATCGGCACTCTCCGCAATGGACGCCCATGAAGTTGCTGTCGCATCGGCAAGTCCTGTTGTAAAACACCCTGGGCCAATTTTCACGGTCATCCACGCCCGAGAAGGGGAACCGAGTTCCATGTGGAACGGAGATCACGATCACATCTTCACACGACCCTCTCCCCGAAAGCTCCCCACACCGGGACCCATCCCCGTCCCAAACGGGGCAGCATTCTTTCTTTCGGAGGGCGTCCGCAGAGGTGCAGGCTCGAGGGAACTGCTGCAAGGAGACTCGGTAGAGGCTCAGAAGGCAAAGGGACAGAAGGACCACGTCCTGGGGTGGTCCCATCCTGCCCCGATTCAAGGGCGAGAGATTCAAATACTCAGACTTTTATCTCAACTTCACATCACATGTCCTCGATGGATGAAAAGAACCTTTTCTTCCCTGAATGCGTCAATCCCAACCACAGatctactggggggggggggggggggtggtgttataatgcctttttaaaaaaattaccgcTAAAAATTCACAAAAATTAATCTTACACCCATTCGTTCCGCTGTTTTTGTAATCCTGGGGCTACTTCGGGATGGATCAGGGATGTTTCTCTAAATCACTGCAGCTCCCATTTACTCATGGCTGCAGCGAACGGACTGGAATCATTTGCAGCCCACTCCTCAGAGGAACCCACCCAGGAAGGAGCTGGTTAAATTCACGGTCCACTCCAAATAGCCCAGAGCTGGCAGACGCCCTGCCAGCGGCTTCTCAATGTTCCCAGGCGCTTCGCCCTGTGCAGAATAAAGGTTACGGCCGGGAAGTTGACTAATTCAGTGGAAACCCGAGCAAATCTCGTGTTCAATCCAACACCTTGGAGAATGTGCAAGTCAGGAGGGCGAACTGGATGGTTGACATTCACCGGACCGTGAAACGCAAAGCCCGTCCTGCATCACAAGCCCCTGTGCAGGAATCCCGCAGAAAGCACGAGTTTCTTTAATCCCCCCTCAGGGCTTCAGCTCCACAAGGAGCATTTGAAGTTTAACGCAGCATCACACAACCATTCTCATTATTCAACGCCCTAAATACCTCTCCTTTATCGCCACTTGGATGAAAATTCGCAGTTGTTTCAAATAGAAAGCCCTGTCTTTATCTCAGAGTTCATCAAGGAAACCGATGAGCGGAGCAAAGAGCGGACAAAACTCTTTGGGTATTCCAAGACCGGGTCCAAAATGAACCAGGCTGGTCAAAGTCCCACAGGATCCGATGTTATTATTTATTGAGTAATTTTAAGGTTATAAGGCCAAACaaaattaaatatgtatcaaaCTGAATTTCCGTAGCAGTTTCTGGGAAATGTATAGGAAAATCATGGAAGTCTGATCCAGATTTaaatatggaaagatggcatgcagaactgtGCTGtcgtataccattagagaagattacttataatctgcGAGATAAATATTATGttcttttggaaaatatggcacccatagttacaaaattttggtttgtgTGTTTTATAGgggctctctgaagacctcacctCTTAGACtttattgtataaatgttttattttcttggcattctctgttttttttcttctttttcttggggGAGGTGGTagagaggtgggagggtgggttggtggGGTGGGATGATAAGCAAGTAttattttttgaaataatttttagaattgaatgtaatgtaactattattgtggtttaaaatttataaataaaatattttaaaaaaacaaaattaaccaGAGCATCTGGTCAAATTTGCTGCCGGTCTTAGTCCTACATGTTGGCatagggtggggaattgaatGAGAGGACATTGGGAGATCCCCTCTACCACCAGCATACTCCATTACCCAGGCATCTGCCCTGATATCCTTTGTCTCTATGCGCAacgaggacaggattccccttgtcctcaccttccaccTTACCACTTAATGCAAGTGACTAGACAATGTTCCAGTTGCTCCAAACTTTAGCCTTTCTTTGCAGGATAAAGATGATAGCTGTGAAATTGACTAATTTAATGTAGAATTGAGTATGCCATGTTCAATCCAAAATATTGAAGACTTTGGCCTGGTGCAAGTCAGGAGGACAAACTAAATGTCTGAATTCTGCGTCCAATGTATTCTGCCACCTGCTACCTGATCTCACCCCCAaaaacatattcccctctcctcccctctgtcctgcaggttTCTCTGGGTTCAGCAGCCTAATTTTGGGGGGATTTGAGCCAAGGATATGAGCAAAGCAAATCTAATGCACAGGTGGAGATGGATATGCTGGGGTTGAGTAGCTTGATGAAGTTCTGGTGTTTAACATAATTATAAAGAGAACAAGGAGATAAGATGGAGGGGTGAAGGTATGATAAGGAATCTGGTGGAGAGCACAGTACATTTTGGCAGCGACCTTGCCTGAAAAAGAAATTAAGGAGTAGGGCAGGAGTAGTCTATCTGGCCTGTTAAGCCTGCTCCGCCTTTCAATAAGATTATAGCTGATTTGACCTTGGCTCAGCTGCACCTACCTGCCATCCCCCCATAACCCTGCTATTCCCTGCAATGCAAAACCTATCTGTGCCTTAAaagcatttaatgaggcagcatcTATCACTTCCTTGGAAAGAGAATTCCACAGTGACTgagctctgggaaaagcagttccttctcatctcagtCCCCAAATCAGGCTGTGTCTGTGAGTTCTAGTCTCCCAATAAAAGACAATGGGGGCACATAGGAAAAATGTAGAACTAGAATAACCCCAGGGAATGGAGGTAATTTGCTTTCAAAGATGACTGTGTGTGTCATCAGTATagaaagatttaaggtgaggagggaaGATTAGAAGAAGtactggtggaggctggtaaaattaaatcaattaaaacacatttagacagatacatggaccgTAAAGATTTAAAGGCATCTAAGCCAAGGACATAGGCATGGGAAAACTTTAGATATTCAGTGCACACAATGTAGCGCTATCAAATAGACCTGACAGATAAGAACTCAAGATTAAtaagctttaatcactataaacttacagtcatatcttacatgctgtggACCTGATTCCAGGGCAGTACTGAGTGAGGGGATTGGGTGATACAGTATCAGGGAGGGCCAATCAGCACAATGAGTGTAATACAATGTTCCACCGCATTCAtcccttcttttgaaacaaagtctaGCAGGGTGAAGTGTCAGAAACCCTCTAGCCAGTCCCGTGGTTTCATCTGTTGAACTGACCATCACAGTGCTGGCTGTAATGTTGCTGTAGGTTCCAGGGCAGGGCTCTGTGTGGCAGGCTGCGATTCAGATGGCTGAATAGAATCAGTTGGGGCTGGTTCAGTGGGGGCGGGGGGTTATGGGTTGGGGATAGCAGAGAGAAGCTGGTGCCAATGGTGGGGTTTGATCCTTGACCGTGTCTCTGGTAGTCATGGGGAAGTGAGGGGGTGCTGGTTGATCAACCATG encodes:
- the tyr gene encoding tyrosinase, with the translated sequence MGPPQDVVLLSLCLLSLYRVSLQQFPRACTSADALRKKECCPVWDGDGSRCGELSGRGSCEDVIVISVPHGTRFPFSGVDDRENWPRVFYNRTCRCDSNFMGVHCGECRFGFGGASCAEPRVSIRKNIFDLTPAEKNQFFAYLNLAKYTISQTYQIATGTYAQMNNGSNPMFRDVSVYDLFVWMHYYTSRDALLGEPGVWPDIDFAHEGPGFLTWHRAYILLWENELRKTVNNYNFTIPYWDWRDSETCTVCIDELMGGRHYANPNLLSLASIFSTWQVVCTKLEDYNRRGVLCDGSPEGPILRNPGNQDRNRTPKLPSSLEVEFCLSLTEYETPPFDKFANYSFRNTLEGFANPNDGIANASQSGLHNALHIYMNGSMSQVGGSANDPIFLLHHAFIDSIYEQWLRRHQPLQMTFPAANTPIGHSRDYYMVPFIPAYRNIEFFVSARELGYDYEYLVQSVPPSISEIVSFYLQEAWHIWPWLLSAGVVGCLVTALTSCILIQSCKKKEISTFEERQPLLNEEYQGVTYQTSI